In Edaphobacter bradus, the following are encoded in one genomic region:
- a CDS encoding holo-ACP synthase, whose amino-acid sequence MEMRAAMVLGLGSDLIEINRIAESMERFGDRFLHRVFTEEEIAYCQRKKKHAAESFAARFAAKEAGAKALGTGISRGIGWREIEVRRESGERPTLHLSGRAAARAAAMGVRHIQLTLTHGRDVAMAVVLVED is encoded by the coding sequence ATGGAGATGCGTGCAGCGATGGTGCTTGGTTTGGGGTCAGACCTGATTGAGATCAACCGGATTGCGGAGAGCATGGAGCGGTTCGGCGACCGGTTTTTGCATCGCGTCTTCACCGAAGAGGAGATCGCATACTGCCAGCGCAAGAAGAAACACGCCGCTGAGAGCTTCGCCGCGCGCTTTGCCGCCAAGGAGGCCGGAGCCAAGGCTCTGGGGACTGGAATCAGCAGGGGCATCGGCTGGCGCGAGATCGAAGTGAGGCGCGAGTCCGGCGAGCGGCCGACCCTGCACCTGAGCGGGCGCGCCGCCGCGCGCGCCGCGGCCATGGGAGTCCGTCATATTCAGCTCACGCTCACGCACGGCCGTGATGTCGCCATGGCGGTGGTCCTGGTGGAGGATTAG
- a CDS encoding MlaD family protein, producing the protein MPSQQEVRWSQLKVGLIVLAATIFLVTLLFLITSASGIGILSHKLTITTYFENSAGLKEGAPVNLHGVTIGTVKSVTVVSAPDRKLTPVKVVMKINEKNVAELKKDSKASLTTIGVLGDTVVDISSRFAVGPQLQDGDELATLETPSLTDVVKASQGTIENLNVILAKMNVIVDNLQSGKGSIGQLINSPDLYNKANSTVDELHKLTVNLNSGKGSVGKLVNDDELYNRLNGTAAKLESITNALESGKGTAGKLLKDETLYNNLNSSLAHANSILAEADAGKGGLGLLLKDPKTREQLSNTITQMDTLVSGLNQGRGTLGKLTTDDTAYTNVNRLLTESTNLVTAIRRDPKKYLTIHMKIF; encoded by the coding sequence ATGCCCAGCCAGCAGGAGGTCAGGTGGTCGCAGTTGAAGGTGGGTCTGATCGTACTGGCAGCGACCATCTTTCTGGTGACGCTGCTGTTTCTGATCACGAGCGCCTCCGGCATCGGCATCCTCTCCCACAAGCTGACGATCACAACCTACTTTGAGAACTCGGCCGGCCTGAAGGAAGGCGCGCCCGTGAACCTGCACGGCGTCACCATCGGCACGGTGAAGAGCGTCACCGTGGTGAGCGCCCCGGATCGCAAGCTGACACCCGTCAAGGTGGTCATGAAGATCAATGAGAAGAATGTTGCGGAGCTGAAGAAGGACTCCAAAGCTTCTTTGACTACCATCGGCGTGCTCGGCGATACCGTGGTGGACATTAGCAGCCGATTCGCCGTTGGGCCTCAGTTGCAGGATGGCGACGAGTTGGCGACGCTTGAGACCCCGAGCCTGACCGACGTCGTCAAGGCGAGCCAGGGAACGATTGAGAACCTCAACGTCATCCTCGCCAAGATGAACGTCATTGTGGACAACCTCCAGTCGGGGAAGGGCTCGATTGGCCAGCTGATCAATAGCCCCGACCTCTACAACAAGGCGAACAGCACGGTTGACGAGTTGCACAAGCTTACCGTGAACCTCAACAGCGGCAAGGGCTCCGTGGGCAAGCTGGTAAACGACGACGAACTCTATAATCGCCTCAATGGCACGGCGGCAAAGCTTGAGAGCATCACAAATGCGCTCGAGAGCGGCAAGGGCACAGCCGGCAAACTGCTCAAGGACGAGACGCTCTATAACAATCTCAACTCTTCACTGGCCCACGCGAACTCGATTCTTGCCGAGGCAGACGCGGGCAAGGGCGGGCTGGGCTTGCTGTTGAAGGACCCGAAGACGAGGGAGCAGTTGAGTAACACGATCACTCAGATGGATACGCTGGTCTCGGGCCTCAATCAAGGCCGCGGAACGCTCGGCAAACTAACGACGGACGATACAGCCTATACGAACGTGAACCGTCTGCTCACAGAGAGCACGAACCTGGTCACGGCCATCCGCCGGGATCCGAAGAAGTACCTGACGATCCACATGAAGATCTTCTAG